TTATACCATTCCTTCTCTTCGCTCTAGAATCATCCTTCCTAATAGTCTAAGACTCTCACCTACGATCTGTCCAAATCAATTCCATCTGATAGCCAATATTCATGCTAAAAAAaggtggtctttttttttttcttttttcttttgttcttacTCTTTGAATTTCTTTCGTTTTCTATGCATTAATATCTCATTTTGAACATGACCAATACATAGTGAAAATCTATGACCGACAAGAGCCTTTACATACCGATCCAATGCACGGGGTGAAATATCAGGTAAGGTTTCTTCAATCTTCACGCAAACATCCCATGATTGAAATGGGAACCTAATGTCCATGCCACGTACAACGTTTGCCTCTCGTTAGAACCCTATAGAGTACCAGCATATATACTTTTTGCTTTGGCATTTGTAAATGGACAGAAAAATAGACTCATTATCTTGAAAAGTATATAGATTTTTTATGCGATTAATAATTGTTGGATATCTTTATCAGGAGAAAAGACGGGATTTAATAATGCACGTTAGGACGAGACCCTTGGGTTGACTACAATTTTGTTTGAGGActgaaattttggattttgtaaTGGATCCAAAAAACTTTGGGGTTTGTTACTAATTATGGATTAGGGCAtgcttaattatataattaaattcagCTGACTGCTCATGCGCTGCTTATTGAATTCCCTCAGCTGATTGACTGAATGTAAGAAAAAGCACTAGGATAAGGTACTTAAAAAAACAAGTAATGCATGAGAGAATAACTTTCATATCCACACATAATCCCACGACATCTAGAATTAATCGATCActaatcaaaatcaattttcttgCCAATGATTTTCAGTTTAAATGATACTTCCTagatttttttgtaagaaaatgatATTGATAGCGAGtatattaaagtattgattaaatgattaaatttatgtcttcttataagtttaaactttaaggataaatgatgatttaacatggtattggAGCTATAAGTGAAGCCCCACATGTGAAACTCTAATTTAAGTGAAAGGTAAATTGACAAAGTCAGAGTTCGAACGTAATTTTTGGTTCGAAGGTTATCAAAAAGAGTACTATGagttggtttaatttttttacgaTGAGTATACACATGTAAGTGTGAAAAGattgagtctcacattgaaaTGATCGATGACATAAGTACGAGTGATTAATATTGTATAGTTGGCCCAAATTtataagcttaaatttttgggtaAATTAATGTCTCAATATGCTATTTATACTATGATCTCATTAAAAAAAGCTTGATCTCCAAAGTATTCTAATCTCTCTAAGACGTGGTTGTTGGTGGAGTTTCAACAATCTAAGAACGTTTCTTGGATAATCATGTGAATGAAGATGACATTGGAGGTACTGCAATTGCTAAAGCAGCAAACTCATCCGATCATGTTGCTAAATCAAGGCGCATGAGACTCTACAACGGGCATCTACCCTGTCCGGATGCAGTGAATACCTTGAGATAGCAATTTTCTTGTATGAATATTTGtaattcatttaaattttgtcaGCTGTATAGCAGGAATAGTTCTCCTTATTGTCTCTCCTTAGCTGTACATGTTGGGAACAcattatttctctcatttttgtTTGGTCTCTGTGTCAGTTACAAATGACAATACATTTGCTCTGTTTTGGTATAAGTTGACCAAAACAATTTCTTACAAATCGGTTCATTAATGGCACTAGAGTCGATAGTGATGTACAGTATGATGGTGGAGTGACATACGTGTAGACAGGGGCAGACTCAAGATTTATATTATGGGGGGACGAACTTACCTGAATATATAAACACATAGATACATATAGTATCTCTTTATGTGTATTTGTGTAtgtttatctaaaataaatatatataagccttaaatttaattttatagtaaATTGTAAGTCATTATTGCATACAAAAGTTATGTTTTAAAGTAGACTAAAAACGATCTATAGgattaaaaattttagaagggggcaaaaagacaattttggagggacaaaactaaaagaaaatttttagaaaagggaaaaaatataattttggagataaatatataaaaaattatattttaataacattttcaaaatgtttggGAGGACATTCATCATATCCTAACCATATGCCTGCTTCTGCCCTGCGTATTGACAAGAGTTTCTGTAGTAAGTGCGAGTGACTAATATAATATAGTTAGATCCAAACTCATAAACTAAAGTTTTCAAGTTAAATTATGTCTtaacattttatattatatttttaataattaaaaaaaaaaactccttaaAATGTTAATCTCCCTCAAATCATATATGATTATCTCACTAGTTACGTACCCAACGGTTTGAACTGTCCAAACAAGTCAATTCGCTACGTGCTCACcacaaaaacaattaatgaagcgtagaaggagaaaagaaaagtaaaaaaaaaagatgagaaagagaaacagaACAAGCAAGCCGAATCCACATGTGCACAGTACACAGTGCACATAACTCGGTCAGCTTGGCGGCTTGGAGCCATGCAGTATGGAGTATGGACACGAGAGGTCCCTGTTACGCGGTCTACGGAAGCGTCACTCGGGGATTTACGTGGCGAAATAATATTGGTGCCAgctaattccaaaagtaaaataggGGGACAGCGGCTTGCCACgatttgtatcatttgattTTGATGACAGCGAATTAAcacaatttttcaaataattttgtATATTTCATATCCACTGTTCAACAATCTGAGACAAATACATGATGGTGCATGCTGAGGAGTGAGGAGTACTGAGGAGGGAAGGGAGACAAGACAGGGAGCTAACATCTGTGGGTCTACGGCTCTTTTTCACTGGATTCCTAGACAACCAATACCATGTTGCCACGTTACACACGTTTGACTGCCACTTTCGGAGATGATTAATTAACAAGCAATTAGACTACCAGATTTATGTATGCATTGATTATGAGGGTTGAAATTGTTATACATTTACAGTCGGACACagaaagatagagagagagagagtgtgtgtgtgtgtttgtgagaAATTGACTGTgcctgtgattttttttttctacacaAGAAGACACGTCTCTTGAGTGTAGCAGGGGCGGTACCGAATCCCATTGACTTAAGCAATTTTTCTTAGCATGCCTTATTTtctctactatttttttatatatatatatacgcacaGCAGTACATGGTTTTCAATAAAAGCTCATCATCccctatttctctctctctttctttctctcggTCTCTCTGTCTCAGACAAACACACTCTTCTATatatcaaagcattaatagatCACAAATTTTTGTGAAGATACGATGGGAAAATCTTCTTGTGGTGACAAAGATGGGTTAAAGAAAGGTCCATGGACTGCAGAGGAAGATCAGAAACTGATTGATTATATTCAAAAGCATGGACACGGTAGATGGAGAATCCTTCCTAAGAATGCAGGTGTGTATCTTTTTTTTATACGTATATATATTTCTGCTTGTAACTTGTTTTTTCTCGCTGTCATGTCTGATTTATATAGATTGTGATCAAAATAAAGGCTTTTCATcctttctgttttgtttattATCAGGTTTGAAAAGGTGTGGAAAGAGTTGCCGGCTTCGCTGGACAAACTATTTGAGACCTGACATCAAGAGAGGGAGGTTCTCGTATGAAGAAGAAGAGACCATAATACAATTACATGGTGTTCTGGGAAATAAGTGAGTACTACTgcattcatttgtttttttcttactcATTTTCCTTATATTATAAGCAATAAAGGTGCACCATGGATGCTAATTATGCAAAAGTATGTATTGATAATTGAAGTATACCTAATTCATGGACTTCTTTAGATTTGTACAAGTCAATGATGTTACAGGAACGTACCCATTGGTGAATATTTAAAGTTCAATTCCCcacaaatttaaagaaaatattgaatgGTGTATAAATCTTTCTTTTCACTCTGTCTCATCAGGTGGTCAGCTATTGCTGCTCACTTGCCTGGAAGAACAGATAACGAGATCAAGAACTATTGGAACACCCACATCAGAAAGAGGCTATTGAGAATGGGAATTGATCCAGTGACTCACACCCCACGCCTTGATCTTCTCGAACTCTATTCGATTCTGAGCTCATCTCTCAACAACTCATCTCAGCTTAATCTCCCCAGTTTGCTAGGAATCGGGCCTATTGTCAATCCAAATCTCCTAAGTCTAGCCACAGCTCTCTTGTCATCTCAATGCAAAAACCCTGCAGACAGTGGTTCTAATTCTCAGTATCTTCAGCAAAACCAGCTTGACAATATCCCAATTGATCAAAATCAGTTCCAATCCACCCAACCAATTCAGCTAAACACAACTTTTTTCTCCCAAGCAAACCAAGATCAAATTCA
This genomic interval from Corylus avellana chromosome ca3, CavTom2PMs-1.0 contains the following:
- the LOC132175275 gene encoding transcription factor MYB41-like — encoded protein: MGKSSCGDKDGLKKGPWTAEEDQKLIDYIQKHGHGRWRILPKNAGLKRCGKSCRLRWTNYLRPDIKRGRFSYEEEETIIQLHGVLGNKWSAIAAHLPGRTDNEIKNYWNTHIRKRLLRMGIDPVTHTPRLDLLELYSILSSSLNNSSQLNLPSLLGIGPIVNPNLLSLATALLSSQCKNPADSGSNSQYLQQNQLDNIPIDQNQFQSTQPIQLNTTFFSQANQDQIQPFQGETQLTEAKMEQLSSDLTNFSSCQTSLPNLWQNNVHHPAGLAMSDIPLPNFSFGSLMSTAPSSPTPLNSASTISYANCSTEDERDSYRSNFLMYDMPNSLNARGLHM